GGAAACGCTGGCGGATTGACCCAGACACCGCGATCGCCGTGCATTTGAAACAGCGCGCGGGCACAACCGGGATTAGTTTCCTGATGCAACACCCGTGAAGCATGAGCATACAGAAAACGATCATCACTCACCCGCTCAAATGCTGGCAACAGTACATAGGTTTTCTCCCAGGGCTTAGGACGGGGCGGCTGCACAGTGATGGCTTGTGGCGCGTCATTATCAAACACTTTCACATCACTGGGGCCAGAGAGATTCTGGCAACCCACATCATCGGCGCCATAGGGATTGGGAATAGGATCGATTTTATGTAGCTGGTCGATTTTACGGGAGTCGACACCTTTCCATTCCGGCAATGCGGTTTTACGCAGCACCGCCGTACCGCGAATATCCTGCATATCACCAATGTCATCGCCTTTTGCCAGACGATGTGCCACTTCGGCCAAAGGCCGTTCGGCGTTGCCGTAAATCAGCAGGTCGGCTTTACTGTCAAACAGTACACTGCGGCGCACTTTATCTTGCCAGTAATCATAATGGGCGATGCGGCGCAGACTGGCCTCGATGCCGCCGATAATCACCGGCACCTCTTTATAAGCTTCTTTGCAGCGCTGGGTGTAAACCGTTACCGCCCGATCGGGTCGCTTACCGCCCACATTACCCGGCGTATAAGCATCGTCGGTGCGCAATCGGCGATCGGCAGTGTAACGGTTGATCATTGAGTCCATATTGCCAGCGGTGACGCCAAAGAACAGATTGGGGCGACCGAGGCGCATAAAATCGTCTTTGCTCTGCCAGTCTGGCTGATCGATGATCCCGACACGGAACCCTTGCGCTTCCAGCATGCGGCCAATCACCGCCATACCGAAGCTAGGATGATCCACATAGGCATCGCCGGTCACCACGATCACATCACAACTGTCCCAGCCAAGCTGTTCCATCTCTTTACGAGACATTGGCAGAAACGGCGCAGGTTTCAGATCGGCGCGATAACGAGGATAACGAAATAAACTGGACTCAACGTGCATGTGTATCCAACCAACTGGCTTAAACAAACTCTGGCAACACGGCCTTCAGGGGCGCGGAGTATAACAGGGCACCCTGATTAAGTGTGAACAATTTTTCAGCAATAAGTGCCTTTTTCTGCACTCTTTCGTAATACCCTTAAGTAGCTTGCGGGCTTTAAGCTTCAAGGAACATCACAATATCAACGACAGCCAATGCCACCATCACCCCCCAGGTTCCCAACATGCCCAACATACGGCCCATGTGCGGACCACCTTTCCCCTGCGTCAACCCGATGGCATGTAGCAAGCGAGACACCAGCATCACCGTACCAAACAGATGTAACCATCCTGCATGCAAGCCATCTAACTCAGCGATTGCCAGCAGTAGCAACCCCAACGGCGCATTTTCCAGCAGATTCCCGTGCGCCCGCCGTGCGAGATAAATCTCAGGATGTTCGCCATTGCCTACCCCGACTTTAAAACGCACTCGAAGTTGCACGACTCGGGCACTCAAAAACAGCGCCAAGAAGGTTGTTAACGCGCAATAAAAACCAGAAACATACAGTGTCATCATTTTCTCCGCTGACAGCGTTTATCACTGCCGATATGGTTAAATAACCTTAGGAAATTTAATTTTTTATGTCATTATTCCCTTGAGATAAAATTCCTTTAAAATGCGCGCAAAATTGGCATGTTGCCTTGCCGGCCACCTTGATACACAAGTACGAGGCTCCCCAGTGGACAATCAGGAATTTCTGGAAAAACGCCGCTTTATAATAAAGCTGGGCAAGGCTTTGCACAAATTTGGTACACCAGCTTATCGTCTGGAAACCCATCTGCAAACTGTCGCCAAAACGCTGGGGCTGGACGGTTACTTTCTGATCTCCCCAACGTCCATGACCTTCGTGTTACAGCACGATACCGATCAGGAATACAACCACGTTGCCCGAGTAAAACCTGGAGAGCTGGATTTGGGCGCGCTGGCACGCACTGATGCGCTGGTGGAAGAACTGCGCAGTGGACAGCGCACCTTGTCAGAGGCGTTGCAACGTCTTGATCAAATTGCTGAAATGCCCAATCCATACGGACCGCTACTAACCCTCTGCGCGTATGGTTGTGCTGGTGCCGCGTTTGCCATGCTGATGGCCACCAGCTGGAATGACGTGTTCTGGTCTGGCATTGTCGGGCTGATAGTGTACGGGTTGGTGTTCGCTGCTGAGCACTCCAAACGTATGGCCGAATTGCTGGAGCCACTAGCAGCCACGGTCGCCGGAATCGTCAGTTGTGGCTTTGCCTTGCTGGACCCATCCATCAATATCCCGGTAGTGATCCTCTCCGGCATCATTGTGTTTATTCCCGGCTTGGGACTGACCCTCGGGCTGGCAGAATTGTCTGCCCGCGATCTGATGTCTGGCACCATGCGCATCATGGATGCCGTCATGGTATTGTTCAAACTCTATTTTGGCGCAGTGCTTGGAGTTGCTATTGGCAGCGCGATATTTGGTCAGGATCTGTTTATTGAGCCAACATCATTACCGCGCTGGGCCAGTTGGCTGGCAGTCCCATTATTATCTTCAGCACTAGTATTCATTTTCAAAGCCCGCCTGAAAGATGCACCTTGGGGAATCTTTGCCGGAGTCTTGGCGTTTGTCGCGGCGATGTTCGGCGGTATCTATCTTGGCGATTCCATCGGTATATTCTTTGGCGCGCTGGCAGTAGGCATCTATGCCAATCTGTTTTCTCGCTGGACCAGAGCCCCGGCCTCTATCGCGTTATTACAGGGCATCGTGATCCTGGTTCCCGGCAGCAAGACCTATCTTGGGCTCAATGCATTCGTGTCCGGAGATACCATGCTGGCACAGCCACATTTGGGGGCGCAGCTGTTCCTGATTTTTATGTCACTGGTCGCTGGGCTAATCTTTTCCAATGTTGTAATCACCCCGCGCTCCACGCTGTAACAGGATCGTCAAAAACCGTCGTGACATTCCGCCACATTTCCAAAAAACGACTATGATTCAAATAGTCCGGTTCAACACTGTGTTGTTTTGGGGAGCGCTGAATGCATTATCACCAGGTACTGTGGTTACTGGCGACGGCCGCTGTCAGTATATCGGGATATGCGACACCTGTAGCCAAACCAGCCGCTGACGACAATAGTTTCGTCGTCGGCCATATTCAGGTGATGACCAACCCTATCTTTGATGAATCAGCCGATAACGCCATTTTTTTGCACCGCTGGGCCAATGCCGTTCACATCAATACCCGAGATTCAGTTGTACTGGAGCGCCTGAGTTTTAAAGAAGGGGATGTTATCACCCAGAAACAGTTAGAAGAGGCACAGCGTATCCTCAGAAAAGAACCTTACCTGCGCGATGCCAAAATTCTTAAAGTTCCCGCCAGCAAAAGCAGCCCGAATCAGCCAGTAAATCTATTGGTAGAGACGTGGGATCAGTGGTCATTATTGCCGACGGTGGATTGGGGCCGCAGCGGCGGTAAAAATCGCTACTCATTTGGCATTAAG
This portion of the Shewanella yunxiaonensis genome encodes:
- a CDS encoding MAPEG family protein produces the protein MTLYVSGFYCALTTFLALFLSARVVQLRVRFKVGVGNGEHPEIYLARRAHGNLLENAPLGLLLLAIAELDGLHAGWLHLFGTVMLVSRLLHAIGLTQGKGGPHMGRMLGMLGTWGVMVALAVVDIVMFLEA
- a CDS encoding threonine/serine exporter family protein, which produces MDNQEFLEKRRFIIKLGKALHKFGTPAYRLETHLQTVAKTLGLDGYFLISPTSMTFVLQHDTDQEYNHVARVKPGELDLGALARTDALVEELRSGQRTLSEALQRLDQIAEMPNPYGPLLTLCAYGCAGAAFAMLMATSWNDVFWSGIVGLIVYGLVFAAEHSKRMAELLEPLAATVAGIVSCGFALLDPSINIPVVILSGIIVFIPGLGLTLGLAELSARDLMSGTMRIMDAVMVLFKLYFGAVLGVAIGSAIFGQDLFIEPTSLPRWASWLAVPLLSSALVFIFKARLKDAPWGIFAGVLAFVAAMFGGIYLGDSIGIFFGALAVGIYANLFSRWTRAPASIALLQGIVILVPGSKTYLGLNAFVSGDTMLAQPHLGAQLFLIFMSLVAGLIFSNVVITPRSTL